A genomic window from Cupriavidus basilensis includes:
- a CDS encoding ShlB/FhaC/HecB family hemolysin secretion/activation protein, with protein MHDKNKNDASARWRALCLAVLGLGTQGTAMAQAPAATEAATPGVQADAQRRVDINEYIVRGNTVLDARAIERAVTPYLGPKRTMKDIEGARDALLAAYQAKGFQSVYVDLPEQQAVGGVVFLQVSETKVGRVRVVGAQYNSPVEVREQVPALAPGTVPDFNQAQTELTALNRTANRQVMPLVKQGALPGTMDVDLKVEDSSPWRASVGLNNDYSADTKQLRATASLGHDNLWQLGHSASVSFFGAPQDLNQTQVWSGSYVAPLRGTNWGLEASGYKSDSNVATTGGTNVLGKGHAVGVKATYTVPNTGAWWHAFSAGVDFKDNEEVTRLGSTGNTVPLKYAPITLGYSGFGQTERGTYGLNLSLVAGTRSFLGYGSTALQFDNKRYKASPSFMVLKGDTNGAYTFAGNAQLGWRLAAQITDSPLVSNEQIAAGGMNSVRGYLSAESTGDYGVVGSVEMRTPPLAFFTSVVENWRAYLFADAGQVRLRDPLPEQNSNFSLASVGVGTTFRLGQKVTGRLDLGYPLKDGPRTQRGDPRVNFSVTASY; from the coding sequence ATGCATGACAAGAACAAGAACGATGCGTCCGCGCGCTGGAGGGCGCTATGTCTGGCGGTGCTAGGACTAGGGACGCAGGGAACCGCGATGGCGCAGGCCCCCGCTGCCACCGAGGCGGCAACGCCTGGCGTGCAGGCCGATGCGCAACGGCGCGTCGACATCAACGAGTACATCGTGCGTGGGAACACGGTGCTGGATGCGCGCGCGATCGAGCGCGCGGTCACGCCTTACCTTGGGCCGAAGCGCACGATGAAGGATATCGAGGGCGCGCGCGATGCGCTGCTGGCGGCCTACCAGGCCAAGGGGTTCCAGTCGGTGTACGTGGACCTGCCTGAGCAGCAGGCGGTCGGCGGCGTGGTCTTTCTGCAGGTGAGCGAGACCAAGGTGGGCCGCGTGCGTGTGGTGGGAGCGCAGTACAACTCGCCGGTAGAGGTGCGTGAGCAGGTGCCCGCGCTGGCGCCGGGCACGGTGCCGGACTTCAACCAGGCGCAGACGGAGCTCACTGCCTTGAACCGGACCGCGAACCGGCAGGTGATGCCGCTGGTCAAGCAGGGCGCGCTGCCTGGCACCATGGACGTTGACCTCAAGGTCGAGGACAGCAGCCCGTGGCGGGCGAGCGTGGGCCTGAACAACGACTACAGCGCGGATACCAAGCAACTGCGGGCCACGGCTTCGCTGGGCCACGACAACCTTTGGCAGCTGGGGCACAGCGCCTCGGTCAGCTTCTTTGGCGCCCCGCAGGACCTGAACCAGACCCAGGTGTGGTCTGGCTCGTATGTGGCGCCGCTGCGTGGCACTAACTGGGGCCTCGAGGCTTCTGGCTACAAATCGGACAGCAACGTCGCGACGACGGGCGGCACGAACGTATTGGGCAAGGGCCATGCGGTTGGCGTGAAGGCCACCTACACCGTGCCGAACACCGGAGCGTGGTGGCACGCATTCAGCGCGGGCGTGGACTTCAAGGACAACGAAGAGGTGACGCGCCTGGGCAGCACCGGCAATACGGTCCCGCTCAAGTACGCGCCGATCACGCTCGGCTACTCGGGCTTCGGCCAGACGGAGCGCGGCACCTATGGCCTGAACCTGTCGCTGGTCGCGGGCACGCGCAGCTTCCTTGGCTACGGCAGCACCGCGCTGCAATTCGACAACAAGCGCTACAAGGCGTCGCCGAGCTTCATGGTGCTCAAGGGCGATACCAATGGCGCCTACACCTTCGCGGGCAACGCGCAGCTGGGTTGGCGCCTGGCTGCCCAGATCACGGATTCCCCACTGGTCTCGAACGAGCAGATCGCAGCCGGCGGCATGAACTCGGTGCGCGGCTACCTGTCCGCCGAGTCCACCGGAGACTATGGCGTGGTCGGGTCCGTGGAAATGCGCACGCCACCGCTGGCCTTCTTCACTTCCGTGGTTGAAAACTGGCGTGCTTACCTGTTTGCCGATGCCGGCCAGGTCCGCCTGCGCGATCCGTTGCCCGAGCAGAACAGCAATTTCTCGCTCGCCTCGGTAGGTGTGGGCACCACGTTCCGCCTCGGCCAGAAGGTCACCGGGCGCCTGGACCTGGGCTATCCGCTCAAGGACGGGCCACGCACGCAGCGCGGCGACCCGCGCGTGAACTTCAGCGTCACCGCCAGCTACTGA
- a CDS encoding membrane protein — MPFIIAGLALIGALIYGAVRLYATVAAAYGAIAGTAAVLFCAALLVAFVASLVRRYRAIHGVKIKGERILSLEGEWGTMRVDPERKRGALDVDGQQAKFIFADIASAAALENGTAWMLALRLEHQAQDSWQIPMASRKEALRWAKIFDLAAVQKL, encoded by the coding sequence GTGCCATTCATCATCGCCGGCCTCGCCTTGATCGGTGCCCTCATCTACGGCGCGGTCCGCCTGTACGCCACGGTGGCCGCAGCCTATGGCGCGATCGCCGGAACCGCTGCCGTCTTGTTCTGCGCGGCGCTGCTCGTGGCATTCGTCGCAAGCCTTGTCCGCCGCTACCGCGCGATCCACGGCGTCAAGATCAAGGGCGAGCGCATCCTGTCGCTGGAGGGCGAGTGGGGGACGATGCGCGTGGATCCGGAACGCAAGCGTGGCGCGCTGGATGTCGATGGACAGCAGGCGAAGTTTATTTTTGCGGATATAGCGAGTGCCGCCGCGCTGGAGAACGGCACCGCATGGATGCTTGCCTTGCGCCTTGAACACCAGGCGCAAGACAGTTGGCAGATCCCGATGGCAAGCCGGAAGGAAGCGTTGCGCTGGGCGAAGATATTCGACCTGGCCGCCGTGCAGAAGCTATGA